In Polaribacter sp. L3A8, a genomic segment contains:
- a CDS encoding TonB-dependent receptor, whose amino-acid sequence MNKTKLLFLISFFTLLSNNISAQEIVNSTVFNIEKNIPISDVSIKVLNTDIGTYTNTKGDFSFKNIPKGSVLVFSKIGFTTLKLNINSVMSTVYLSPKVSVLKEIVIRSFSSSQLNKIVPDQIYFSKKDIEMLPFILGEKDVIKLIQYTPGVQQAAEGQSGFLVRGGNGSMNLTLLDNIYLHNTSHLGGLFSTINSDFVQSLEFSKAGFDAGYGGRLSSVTDIKTLKQPDSTHFEGSLGLLSTKLTGNIKVHKKHSLLISGRRTYLEVFKPFFGDDTSILSKNKNYFLYDFLAKHSFQLSKKSEIETTFYITSDNFRDQTKGRNRKLKWGNSLFGTTFKHQFSSSLRSQTTVSNSFYKFSFGDNDFPFDYSAESTFNVFSLKHYFLLDKPSYLLKIGTAYNKNNILPKDVKANIDNSPLEILNQEKYRYDDVSFYGDLAFSVTSKLKAKTGLRFTSFFTYKNDLVGKETFFSVEPRASLKYEYSENQAFKLSYQRLSQFVHQASVNFSLPADFFVVSTKNIKPQVVNQFSLGYSYEVNGLQLNSAVYFKNVSNYTEFRNGSVNNLFSNDIYSDILVGKFNSYGFEVSLNKKINNFTAQTSFTLSKTLAKFKDINQGNYFPTTFDRPININTIMHYRLNNKFEFGALFLFTSGQNYTRPRDIRIINERPVLNFESKNASRFPSYHRLDLSCTYSFKDKGKWKSKLNLTLYNVYNNSNPFQIYYSTDGTADDSFIEIKEKKDDLFPFLPTLNWLFSF is encoded by the coding sequence ATGAATAAGACAAAATTATTATTTTTAATATCCTTTTTTACACTTTTAAGTAATAATATATCCGCTCAAGAAATTGTTAATTCAACAGTATTTAATATAGAGAAGAATATACCTATTAGTGATGTTTCTATTAAAGTTTTAAATACAGATATAGGTACTTACACTAATACTAAAGGAGATTTTTCTTTTAAAAACATACCAAAAGGAAGCGTATTAGTTTTTTCTAAAATTGGGTTTACTACATTAAAATTAAATATTAATTCTGTAATGAGCACAGTTTATCTATCTCCAAAGGTTAGCGTGTTAAAGGAAATAGTAATAAGAAGTTTCTCTAGCAGTCAATTAAATAAAATAGTACCAGATCAAATTTACTTTTCTAAAAAAGATATAGAAATGCTTCCTTTTATATTAGGGGAGAAAGATGTAATTAAATTAATACAATACACTCCAGGTGTTCAGCAAGCAGCCGAAGGTCAATCTGGATTTTTAGTGAGAGGAGGTAATGGAAGTATGAATTTAACCTTGTTAGATAATATTTATCTGCATAATACATCCCACTTAGGTGGTTTGTTTTCTACCATAAATTCAGATTTTGTTCAATCATTAGAGTTTTCTAAAGCTGGTTTCGACGCTGGTTATGGCGGTAGATTATCATCAGTTACTGATATTAAAACTTTAAAACAACCAGATAGCACTCATTTTGAAGGTAGTTTGGGATTGTTGTCTACAAAATTAACAGGAAATATAAAAGTTCATAAAAAACATAGTTTATTAATTTCTGGAAGAAGAACCTATTTAGAAGTTTTTAAACCTTTTTTTGGGGATGATACATCTATTCTTAGTAAAAATAAAAATTATTTTTTGTATGATTTTTTAGCAAAGCATAGTTTTCAATTATCAAAAAAAAGTGAGATAGAAACTACATTTTATATAACAAGTGATAATTTTAGAGATCAAACCAAAGGGAGAAATAGAAAATTAAAATGGGGAAATTCTTTATTTGGAACAACTTTTAAACATCAGTTTTCATCTAGTCTAAGATCTCAAACCACAGTATCTAATAGTTTTTATAAGTTTTCTTTTGGAGACAATGATTTTCCTTTTGATTATAGCGCAGAAAGTACATTTAATGTATTTAGTTTAAAACATTATTTTTTATTAGATAAACCATCGTATTTATTGAAAATAGGAACAGCATATAATAAAAACAATATATTACCTAAGGATGTAAAAGCGAATATAGATAATTCTCCTTTAGAAATTTTAAATCAAGAAAAATATAGATATGATGATGTTAGCTTTTATGGAGATTTGGCGTTTTCTGTAACATCAAAATTAAAAGCAAAAACAGGATTGAGATTTACTTCTTTTTTTACATATAAAAATGATTTAGTTGGTAAAGAAACCTTTTTTAGTGTTGAGCCAAGGGCGAGTTTAAAATATGAGTATAGCGAAAATCAAGCTTTTAAATTAAGCTACCAAAGGTTAAGTCAGTTTGTACACCAAGCTTCTGTAAATTTTAGTTTACCAGCAGATTTTTTTGTGGTAAGTACTAAAAACATAAAACCACAGGTAGTAAATCAATTTAGTTTAGGGTATTCTTACGAAGTAAACGGACTACAATTAAATAGTGCTGTTTATTTTAAAAACGTTTCTAATTATACCGAGTTTAGAAATGGTTCTGTAAATAATTTATTTTCAAATGATATTTATAGTGATATACTTGTTGGTAAATTTAATTCTTATGGGTTTGAAGTTAGTCTAAATAAAAAAATAAATAACTTTACAGCTCAAACATCATTTACTTTATCTAAAACTTTAGCCAAATTTAAAGATATTAATCAAGGGAATTATTTTCCTACAACTTTCGATAGGCCAATAAACATAAATACGATTATGCATTATAGGTTAAATAATAAGTTTGAATTTGGAGCTTTATTTTTGTTTACGAGTGGACAAAACTATACAAGACCTAGAGATATAAGAATTATAAATGAAAGACCTGTACTTAATTTTGAGTCTAAAAATGCATCTCGATTTCCTAGTTATCATAGATTAGATTTATCTTGTACATATTCTTTTAAAGATAAAGGGAAATGGAAATCAAAATTAAATTTAACCCTGTATAATGTGTATAATAATAGTAATCCTTTTCAAATTTATTATAGTACAGATGGTACTGCAGATGATTCATTTATAGAAATTAAAGAAAAGAAAGATGATTTGTTTCCTTTTTTGCCAACGCTTAACTGGCTATTTTCTTTTTAA
- a CDS encoding DUF4249 family protein — MKKIFFLSFLLSACLSNETAILSSDILTVEGHIVYGEFAKISLTNSLAFNGVIDSVVVAKSIETKAKVVLSDGESSEILTLKKDETRFPFLYYRSNLIKGEIGKTYDLSIQIRGKEFVSKTIVPKKTEILNVDFLDWIEEGVVYQGFKDIKLTFNNTDLEHKYFKILIKNEKEKKFELARPFIFSTENIATETFPLIVSYIKTDDEGENENQIKVNDVIEIQIISITKDQFYFWKSIKGDQTSILENASYANEVVTNISNGAFGYWSGENISSFKFKIPE; from the coding sequence ATGAAAAAAATATTTTTTTTATCCTTTTTACTATCTGCTTGTTTAAGTAATGAAACAGCTATTTTATCATCAGATATTCTTACGGTAGAAGGGCATATAGTTTATGGTGAATTTGCAAAAATAAGCTTAACTAATAGTTTAGCTTTTAATGGTGTTATTGATTCTGTAGTAGTTGCAAAATCTATTGAAACGAAAGCAAAAGTGGTGCTTTCTGACGGTGAAAGTTCAGAAATATTAACTTTAAAGAAAGATGAAACTCGTTTCCCTTTTTTGTATTATAGAAGTAATTTAATAAAAGGAGAAATTGGTAAAACGTATGATTTGTCTATACAGATTAGGGGAAAAGAGTTTGTATCTAAAACAATAGTTCCTAAAAAAACTGAAATATTAAATGTTGATTTTTTAGATTGGATTGAAGAAGGAGTTGTATATCAGGGATTTAAAGATATTAAATTAACGTTTAATAACACTGACTTAGAACATAAGTACTTTAAGATTCTTATTAAGAATGAAAAAGAAAAAAAGTTTGAGTTAGCGAGACCTTTCATTTTTAGTACAGAAAATATTGCTACTGAAACATTTCCTTTAATTGTGAGTTATATAAAAACAGATGATGAAGGTGAAAATGAAAATCAAATTAAAGTAAATGATGTAATTGAAATACAGATTATTTCTATTACAAAAGATCAATTTTATTTTTGGAAGTCTATAAAAGGAGATCAAACAAGTATTTTAGAAAATGCATCTTATGCTAATGAGGTTGTTACAAATATTAGTAATGGTGCTTTTGGTTATTGGTCTGGTGAAAATATATCAAGTTTTAAATTTAAGATCCCTGAATAA
- a CDS encoding ABC-F family ATP-binding cassette domain-containing protein, with protein MLNVHNLSVSFMGTDLFSGITFKLNKGDRIGLIGKNGAGKSTLLKVLSKDIETSGGTMAFDKDIKMGFLRQDIDFVEGRTILEEAYQAFVEIKEIEVKLDEINEQLATRTDYESEGYTELIHDLTDNTERYELLGGYNYQGDTEKILQGLGFQREDFDKKTDTFSGGWRMRIELAKLLLQNNDILLLDEPTNHLDIESIIWLENFLKGYSGAIVLVSHDKMFLDNVTNRTIEISLGQIYDYKKPYSEFLVLRGEIKEKQLQAQKNQEKEIKQKQHLINKFKAKASKASMAQSLMKQLDKVELIEVDQDDNQAMNVKFAISKEPGKIIIEAKDLSKSYGDKHVLEDVDLLIEKNSKIAFVGQNGQGKSTLAKMMVGEIPFEGFLKLGHNVEVGYFAQNQSEELPPEKTVLEIMEDAATDGNRVRVRDMLGSFLFGGDAVDKKAKVLSGGERNRLALCKLLLQPFNVLIMDEPTNHLDIASKTVLKEALKNFNGTLIVVSHDRDFLQGLTETVYGFKDKEIKEYLGDIDYFLEQHKIENLREAEKRTVVKVDKDTSKKESHQLSRDQEKQLKKLKNKLSNIETEIADLEKEIAKIDLELAKNYDEVSARPNFFEKYKAKKAKLDTVMENWEKIEAEVSNF; from the coding sequence ATGCTAAACGTACACAACTTATCAGTTTCTTTTATGGGAACTGATTTATTTTCAGGAATTACTTTCAAATTAAACAAAGGAGATAGAATTGGTCTTATCGGAAAAAATGGAGCAGGGAAATCTACGCTTTTAAAAGTGCTTTCTAAAGATATAGAAACAAGTGGTGGTACCATGGCTTTTGATAAAGATATTAAAATGGGTTTTTTAAGACAAGATATAGATTTTGTTGAAGGAAGAACTATTTTAGAAGAAGCATACCAAGCATTTGTTGAAATTAAAGAAATTGAGGTAAAACTTGATGAAATTAATGAGCAACTTGCTACTAGAACCGATTATGAAAGTGAAGGGTATACAGAATTGATTCATGATTTAACGGATAATACAGAACGTTATGAGTTGCTTGGTGGTTACAATTACCAAGGTGATACCGAAAAAATCTTACAAGGTTTAGGTTTTCAGAGAGAAGATTTTGATAAAAAAACAGACACTTTTTCTGGAGGTTGGAGAATGCGTATAGAATTGGCAAAATTACTTTTACAAAATAATGATATTTTGTTATTAGATGAGCCTACCAATCACTTAGATATTGAATCTATTATTTGGTTAGAGAATTTCTTAAAAGGATATTCTGGAGCTATTGTATTGGTATCGCATGATAAAATGTTTTTAGATAATGTAACCAATAGAACTATAGAAATTTCTTTAGGTCAGATTTACGATTACAAAAAACCGTATTCTGAATTTTTGGTATTAAGAGGAGAAATTAAAGAAAAGCAATTACAGGCGCAGAAAAACCAAGAGAAAGAAATAAAACAAAAGCAACACTTAATAAACAAGTTTAAAGCAAAAGCTAGTAAGGCTTCTATGGCGCAATCTTTAATGAAACAACTTGATAAAGTTGAATTAATAGAGGTTGACCAAGATGACAACCAAGCAATGAATGTTAAGTTTGCAATCTCTAAAGAACCGGGTAAAATTATTATAGAAGCAAAGGATTTAAGTAAAAGCTATGGTGATAAGCATGTTTTAGAAGATGTAGATTTACTAATAGAAAAAAACAGTAAAATTGCTTTTGTTGGTCAAAATGGTCAAGGAAAATCTACGTTGGCAAAAATGATGGTAGGTGAAATTCCTTTTGAAGGATTTTTAAAGTTGGGTCATAATGTAGAAGTTGGGTATTTTGCTCAGAATCAATCTGAAGAATTGCCGCCAGAAAAGACCGTGTTGGAAATTATGGAAGATGCTGCCACAGACGGAAACAGAGTGCGTGTTAGAGATATGTTAGGTTCTTTCTTGTTTGGTGGAGATGCTGTAGATAAAAAGGCAAAAGTACTTTCTGGAGGGGAAAGAAATAGATTGGCATTGTGTAAATTATTATTACAGCCATTTAATGTTTTAATAATGGATGAGCCAACAAATCACTTAGATATTGCCTCTAAAACCGTATTAAAAGAAGCTTTAAAGAATTTTAATGGAACCTTAATTGTGGTGTCTCACGATAGAGATTTCTTACAAGGGTTAACAGAAACTGTTTATGGGTTTAAAGATAAGGAGATTAAGGAATATTTAGGAGATATAGATTATTTTTTAGAACAGCATAAAATAGAAAACCTTAGAGAAGCAGAAAAAAGAACGGTTGTAAAAGTTGATAAGGATACTTCTAAAAAAGAATCTCATCAATTATCTAGAGATCAAGAAAAGCAATTGAAGAAGTTAAAGAACAAATTGTCTAATATTGAAACTGAAATTGCTGATTTAGAAAAAGAAATTGCAAAAATAGATTTAGAGTTAGCTAAGAATTATGATGAAGTTTCTGCTAGACCAAATTTCTTTGAAAAATACAAAGCTAAAAAAGCTAAATTAGATACAGTAATGGAAAACTGGGAAAAAATAGAAGCAGAAGTTTCTAATTTTTAG
- the gldL gene encoding T9SS inner membrane protein PorL/GldL, with amino-acid sequence MAQSKSYKKTMNFVYGMGAAVVIVGALFKIQHMTLGPITGGMMLTIGLLVEAAVFAISAFDTPEDDFDWSKVYPELGEDSFKAEKEEVGTQGMLSQKLDDLLKDAKIDASLMTSLGTSMKNFQGAAEGLSAASESISSTNKYNEQVSMAAVQMETLNNLYKVQVENTTKQSDLNGSIVENTEKLKEQMESLAKNLSSLNGVYGGMLSAMSK; translated from the coding sequence ATGGCACAATCAAAATCTTACAAAAAAACAATGAATTTCGTTTACGGAATGGGAGCGGCAGTTGTAATTGTTGGAGCATTATTTAAAATTCAACACATGACTTTAGGTCCTATTACTGGAGGTATGATGTTAACAATTGGTTTATTGGTAGAAGCAGCAGTTTTTGCTATTTCTGCTTTTGATACTCCAGAAGATGATTTTGACTGGTCTAAAGTATATCCTGAGTTAGGAGAAGATAGTTTTAAAGCCGAAAAAGAAGAAGTAGGTACACAAGGAATGTTATCACAAAAATTAGATGACTTGTTAAAAGACGCAAAAATAGATGCTTCTTTAATGACTAGCTTAGGTACTAGTATGAAAAACTTTCAGGGAGCTGCAGAAGGTTTATCTGCTGCATCAGAATCTATTTCATCAACAAATAAATATAACGAGCAAGTTTCTATGGCAGCTGTTCAAATGGAAACTTTAAATAACTTATATAAAGTACAAGTAGAAAATACAACCAAACAATCTGATTTAAATGGATCAATTGTAGAAAATACAGAAAAATTAAAAGAGCAAATGGAATCTTTAGCAAAAAACTTATCTTCTTTAAACGGTGTTTATGGAGGTATGCTTTCTGCAATGTCTAAATAA
- a CDS encoding DUF983 domain-containing protein translates to MQKYTNLRSIMLKKGSKLYSIFNAKCPRCHEGDFFEYKFTFNPNKVTKLHEHCPKCNLKYMMEPSFFYGAMYVNYGLTVGISIVAFLISVLIFGVTLLQSFAAIVIALLVLAPINLRLSRIIWINMFAHYDEKFSKKEK, encoded by the coding sequence TTGCAAAAGTATACAAATTTAAGGTCTATTATGTTGAAAAAGGGTAGCAAGTTATATAGTATTTTTAATGCTAAGTGTCCTAGGTGTCATGAAGGCGATTTTTTTGAGTATAAATTTACGTTTAATCCCAATAAAGTTACCAAATTACACGAACATTGCCCAAAATGTAATTTAAAATATATGATGGAACCTTCGTTCTTTTACGGAGCAATGTACGTAAACTACGGGTTAACAGTTGGTATTTCTATCGTTGCTTTCTTAATTTCTGTACTAATATTTGGCGTTACACTTTTACAATCTTTTGCAGCAATAGTTATTGCTTTACTGGTATTAGCACCAATTAATTTGCGCTTATCTAGAATAATATGGATAAATATGTTTGCCCATTATGACGAGAAATTCTCTAAAAAAGAAAAATAA
- a CDS encoding NAD(P)/FAD-dependent oxidoreductase has product MKIDYIIVGLGLAGLAFVEELIAAKKTFLVFEDDSQTSSLVAGGVYNPVILKRFTPVWNAKEQLEVALPFYKHIEEKLNITIDQKFVIKKSFKSIEDQNNWFGALDKPKLEGYLDPKLDKSSYNGVIADFSFGNVNETGRIDTEKLITAYRAYIESENHIRFEQFKHDELIIGEESINYKDIEASKIVFCEGFGIKQNPYFNYLPINEAKGELLTIHAPELNIDFLLKSTLFVMPLGDNTYKVGATFNWTDKTSNPSEEGKEELVEKLKKVINVPYTIVSQSAGIRPTVSGRRPLVGIHPDYANLIVLNGLGTRGVMIAPTVAKNLYNHLYNNESLDIEIDIVRFKHLKDKNSKKVN; this is encoded by the coding sequence ATGAAAATAGATTACATAATAGTTGGTTTAGGATTAGCAGGTTTGGCTTTTGTAGAAGAATTAATTGCCGCTAAAAAAACATTTTTAGTTTTCGAAGACGATTCTCAAACTTCTTCATTAGTGGCAGGTGGCGTTTATAATCCGGTAATTTTAAAAAGGTTTACACCTGTTTGGAATGCTAAAGAACAATTAGAAGTTGCACTTCCTTTTTATAAACATATAGAAGAAAAACTAAACATAACTATTGATCAAAAATTTGTAATCAAGAAATCTTTTAAATCTATAGAAGATCAAAATAACTGGTTTGGAGCTTTAGATAAACCAAAGTTAGAAGGTTATTTAGATCCTAAATTAGATAAGAGTTCTTACAATGGAGTTATTGCCGACTTTAGTTTTGGAAATGTAAACGAAACGGGGAGAATAGATACAGAAAAATTGATAACTGCTTACAGAGCGTATATAGAATCTGAAAATCATATTCGTTTTGAACAATTTAAACATGACGAATTAATTATTGGTGAAGAGTCTATAAACTATAAAGATATTGAAGCTTCTAAAATTGTGTTTTGCGAAGGATTCGGAATTAAACAAAACCCATATTTTAATTATTTACCGATTAATGAGGCAAAAGGTGAATTATTAACCATACATGCACCAGAATTAAATATCGATTTTTTATTAAAGTCAACACTTTTTGTTATGCCTTTAGGAGACAATACTTATAAAGTAGGCGCTACTTTTAATTGGACAGACAAAACCTCTAATCCGTCTGAAGAAGGTAAAGAAGAGTTGGTAGAAAAACTTAAGAAAGTAATTAATGTTCCTTATACAATTGTATCTCAATCTGCAGGTATAAGACCTACTGTTTCTGGCAGAAGACCTTTGGTTGGTATACATCCAGATTATGCCAATTTAATTGTTTTAAACGGTTTAGGAACTCGTGGTGTTATGATTGCACCAACGGTTGCTAAAAACCTTTACAATCATTTATATAATAATGAAAGTTTAGATATAGAAATAGATATTGTACGTTTTAAACATTTAAAGGATAAGAATTCTAAAAAAGTTAATTAA
- the gldN gene encoding type IX secretion system protein PorN/GldN, with product MFKNCLLLFFGLMIGGSINAQIGLLNAKKVDQIGKKNEQQIAADNDAPLAYGYVDDRDVLWSKVVWEFIDLNQKINLPYYFPIDKSNISPNRRSLFDTLIKGIKQGKIEDAYSDSFFTSKITQNEIQTRMSSIREENGYSDTIRLQSQDVEGYMIKGMWYFDKRQGELKYRLIAIAPMGKDVQTLGVQDIEDEQLYELFWVFYPSARDVLHEAKVFNPKNASQPISFDHMLNARRFSSTIVKEENIYGNRSISDYVRGNSLFQLLEANKIKEDIRNREMDMWNY from the coding sequence ATGTTTAAAAATTGTTTACTATTATTTTTCGGTTTGATGATTGGTGGTTCAATAAACGCACAAATAGGTTTATTGAATGCTAAAAAAGTAGATCAAATAGGAAAGAAAAACGAGCAACAAATTGCTGCAGATAATGATGCACCTTTAGCCTATGGATATGTAGACGATAGAGATGTATTATGGTCTAAAGTTGTGTGGGAGTTTATTGATTTAAATCAAAAAATAAATTTACCATATTATTTCCCTATAGATAAATCTAATATTTCTCCAAACAGAAGGTCTTTATTTGATACTTTAATTAAAGGTATTAAACAAGGTAAAATTGAAGATGCATATTCAGATTCTTTTTTTACTTCAAAAATTACTCAAAATGAGATACAAACGAGAATGTCTAGCATTAGAGAAGAAAATGGTTATAGCGATACTATTAGATTGCAGTCTCAAGATGTAGAAGGCTATATGATTAAAGGAATGTGGTATTTTGATAAACGTCAAGGTGAATTAAAATACAGGTTAATTGCTATTGCTCCAATGGGGAAAGATGTACAAACTTTAGGTGTTCAAGATATAGAAGACGAACAATTGTATGAGTTATTTTGGGTTTTTTACCCATCTGCAAGAGACGTTTTACACGAAGCAAAAGTGTTTAATCCAAAGAATGCATCTCAACCAATTTCTTTCGATCACATGTTAAATGCAAGAAGATTTAGCAGTACCATTGTAAAAGAAGAAAACATTTACGGTAACAGATCTATTTCAGATTATGTAAGAGGTAATTCTTTATTCCAATTATTAGAAGCAAATAAGATTAAAGAAGACATTAGAAATAGAGAAATGGATATGTGGAATTACTAA
- the gldM gene encoding type IX secretion system protein PorM/GldM, translated as MAGGKMSARQKMINLMYLVFIAMLAMNMSKEVLSAFGFMNEKLSENNISTTAKNNEAYANLATKASEQAAKFAELNKDAIKIKGYSANFYAYLEELKSKMTADIEVKDDYESMDKTAFLDEHFFKGDKFTAEGQEFLDKINGYRTDVTAALGKDSKFASILSKRFSTNDVENRDGKTIKWLDYRYKGFPLVASLTSLTQMQADIKNTESDIVSDLLGGKMEEALSLNNYKGIVALDKNAYFAGEKVTGKIVLGRYDATMIPDNVTLNGKDYKNIQSGQVIIDMPSGNIGNHDIKGKIAFTQNGEVVEVPFESSYSVIPQPGDAVVSADKMNVVYRGLDNPISVSLPGVSDNNLRVSASGGTLTGGKGKYSIRPAGGNVATINVSATLSNGKSVNSKATFRIKDIPAAMGSVRGQYGTVRMPKSGLSTAPIAAGLPDFEFDLNIKVQSFKIKVPGQLTIIVNGSSLNAAAKQKLSKAKRGDIINIYGIKATANGYNLKKVLPVNIELTN; from the coding sequence ATGGCAGGAGGAAAAATGTCCGCAAGACAGAAAATGATAAACTTAATGTATCTTGTATTTATTGCAATGTTAGCAATGAATATGAGTAAAGAAGTCTTATCTGCTTTCGGTTTTATGAACGAAAAGTTGAGTGAAAATAATATTTCAACTACAGCTAAAAATAATGAAGCGTATGCTAATTTGGCTACCAAAGCTTCAGAACAAGCTGCAAAATTTGCAGAATTAAATAAAGATGCAATAAAAATTAAAGGGTATTCTGCTAATTTTTATGCTTATTTAGAAGAGTTAAAATCTAAAATGACCGCAGATATAGAGGTTAAAGACGATTACGAATCTATGGATAAAACAGCTTTTTTAGATGAACATTTCTTTAAAGGTGATAAATTTACTGCTGAAGGGCAAGAATTTTTAGATAAAATAAACGGGTATAGAACCGACGTTACTGCTGCTTTAGGGAAAGATAGTAAGTTTGCGTCAATTTTATCTAAAAGGTTTTCTACAAATGATGTTGAAAATAGAGATGGAAAAACCATAAAATGGTTAGACTATAGATACAAAGGGTTTCCTTTAGTAGCTTCTTTAACAAGTTTAACGCAAATGCAAGCTGATATCAAAAACACAGAAAGTGATATTGTATCAGATTTATTAGGTGGTAAAATGGAAGAAGCGTTGTCTTTAAACAACTATAAAGGAATTGTTGCTTTAGATAAAAACGCATATTTTGCAGGAGAAAAAGTTACAGGTAAAATCGTATTAGGTCGTTATGATGCTACTATGATTCCGGATAATGTAACTTTAAATGGTAAAGATTATAAAAACATTCAATCGGGTCAAGTAATTATTGACATGCCGTCTGGTAATATTGGAAATCATGATATTAAAGGAAAAATTGCTTTTACACAAAATGGAGAAGTAGTAGAAGTTCCTTTCGAAAGTTCTTATTCTGTAATTCCACAACCAGGTGATGCTGTTGTTTCTGCAGATAAAATGAATGTTGTGTATAGAGGTTTAGACAATCCTATTTCAGTTTCATTACCAGGAGTAAGTGATAATAACCTAAGAGTTTCTGCTAGTGGAGGTACATTAACAGGTGGTAAAGGTAAATATAGCATTAGACCTGCAGGTGGCAATGTAGCTACTATTAACGTAAGTGCTACCTTAAGTAATGGTAAATCAGTAAATTCTAAAGCAACTTTTAGAATTAAAGACATACCAGCAGCTATGGGATCTGTAAGAGGACAATACGGAACTGTAAGAATGCCTAAATCTGGTTTATCTACTGCACCAATTGCTGCAGGATTACCAGATTTTGAATTCGATTTAAATATTAAAGTGCAGAGTTTTAAAATTAAAGTACCAGGTCAATTAACAATTATTGTAAATGGATCTAGTTTAAATGCAGCGGCAAAACAAAAATTGTCTAAAGCAAAGAGAGGTGATATCATTAATATTTATGGTATTAAAGCTACGGCTAATGGGTATAATCTTAAAAAAGTGTTACCAGTTAATATAGAGTTAACAAACTAG